The following coding sequences are from one Lolium rigidum isolate FL_2022 chromosome 6, APGP_CSIRO_Lrig_0.1, whole genome shotgun sequence window:
- the LOC124665816 gene encoding WAT1-related protein At3g30340-like gives MVSMELLMPVAAMLAFDILFALMTVLVKKALDGGLNPVVLIALRQFVAAVFLAPIAYFRERNARPKFTKEIFAYLFMSALLGALFAQYLFFLGLSYTTATLAATVSNMTPVFTFLIAVPLRLETVDVRSKAGVAKIAGTLVSVGGATLLSLYKGAALTGTTSSAQEHITTSSSKGRWMLGSALLLLNCITFAFWMLLQGKLTKKYPAVISSTAFMALISSLQAGALALTTQRHLSVWLLRGTTQIATVLFAGVGVSGIGYVLMTWCIEKRGPVFTAGFLPLIQIIAAVLGLFILHEQLYLGSVVGAALVIGGLYLLLWGKSKEASSASLLLAKGAEEDREKQPNLCAHEGHS, from the exons ATGGTGTCGATGGAGTTGCTGATGCCGGTGGCTGCCATGCTCGCCTTCGACATCCTCTTTGCGCTGATGACAGTGCTGGTGAAGAAGGCGCTCGATGGTGGCCTGAACCCTGTCGTTCTAATCGCTCTGCGGCAGTTTGTTGCGGCAGTTTTCCTGGCCCCAATTGCATACTTCCGAGAAAG GAATGCAAGACCAAAATTCACAAAGGAGATATTTGCCTACTTGTTCATGAGCGCGCTACTCGG GGCACTATTTGCTCAGTATCTATTCTTCTTGGGGTTGAGCTACACCACTGCAACACTCGCTGCAACCGTCTCGAACATGACTCCGGTCTTCACCTTCTTGATCGCCGTCCCTCTCCG GTTGGAAACAGTTGATGTTAGGAGCAAAGCAGGTGTTGCTAAGATCGCAGGAACACTTGTGTCGGTTGGTGGTGCAACGCTGCTGAGTCTGTACAAGGGTGCTGCTCTGACTGGCACAACATCTTCAGCGCAAGAGCACAtcaccaccagcagcagcaagGGTAGATGGATGCTGGGCTCGGCGTTGCTGCTGCTGAACTGCATCACCTTCGCATTCTGGATGTTGCTGCAAGGGAAACTCACCAAAAAGTACCCTGCAGTCATCTCGAGCACTGCATTCATGGCCTTAATCAGCTCACTGCAAGCAGGAGCGCTGGCACTCACCACCCAAAGGCACCTCTCCGTGTGGCTTCTCCGAGGAACCACACAGATCGCAACCGTTCTTTTCGCG GGAGTGGGAGTGTCGGGGATAGGGTACGTGCTGATGACCTGGTGCATTGAGAAGAGAGGGCCGGTGTTCACTGCAGGCTTCTTGCCTCTCATTCAAATCATAGCTGCAGTCCTTGGTCTCTTCATCCTTCATGAACAGCTTTACCTTGGAAG TGTGGTAGGTGCTGCTCTTGTCATCGGAGGCCTCTATCTTCTCCTCTGGGGGAAGAGCAAGGAAGCATCATCAGCTTCTCTTTTGTTGGCGAAAGGAGCGGAAGAAGACAGGGAGAAGCAACCAAATTTGTGTGCACATGAAGGGCACTCTTAG
- the LOC124665817 gene encoding WAT1-related protein At4g01440-like: protein MWVEWRPVVGMLAFDLITAVMTALVKKALERGLDRLVLVTLRQLVATIFLAPIAYFKERSTRPKLTLEILAYLFFSAVFGAALSQYTFFYGLQYTTATFAITFINLSPVLTFLIAVVLRMEPLKVKSTAGAAKIAGTLTSLAGLLLLSLYKGVPLAQQAATALSPAAHNTDGGGNRSWMLGTMALLANCLFFSFWLLLQTRLTKKYPAIYSSTALMFFISTLQGGVLTVAVERRASLWMLTNKLEIITVLYAGIIGSGAGYLIMTWCVEKKGPVFTAAFIPIIQIMVATIDFFFLHEQIYLGR from the exons ATGTGGGTGGAGTGGAGACCGGTGGTGGGAATGTTAGCCTTCGATCTCATCACAGCTGTGATGACCGCGCTGGTGAAGAAGGCGCTGGAGCGGGGGCTGGACCGCCTGGTTCTCGTCACACTTCGGCAGCTGGTCGCCACCATCTTCCTTGCTCCCATAGCCTATTTCAAAGAACG GAGCACGAGGCCCAAGCTCACACTGGAGATTCTGGCATACTTATTCTTCAGTGCCGTGTTCGGCGCCGCGCTCTCGCAGTACACCTTCTTCTACGGGCTGCAGTACACCACTGCCACATTTGCCATAACCTTCATCAACCTCTCTCCTGTGCTCACCTTCCTCATCGCTGTCGTGCTGAGGATGGAACCGCTGAAGGTGAAAAGCACGGCGGGGGCAGCAAAGATCGCCGGGACGCTGACTTCGCTCGCCGGCCTGCTTCTGCTGAGCCTctacaagggcgtgccactggCGCAGCAAGCCGCCACTGCACTGAGCCCGGCTGCTCACAACACAGATGGCGGTGGCAACAGGAGCTGGATGCTAGGCACCATGGCGCTACTGGCCAACTGCTTGTTCTTCTCCTTCTGGCTGCTGCTGCAAACCAGGCTGACCAAGAAGTACCCGGCCATCTACTCCAGCAccgctctcatgttcttcattagCACGCTGCAGGGTGGGGTGCTCACTGTGGCCGTCGAGCGGCGCGCCTCATTGTGGATGCTCACCAACAAGCTGGAGATCATCACCGTCTTGTATGCA GGGATCATTGGGTCTGGAGCCGGGTACCTGATAATGACGTGGTGCGTGGAGAAGAAGGGCCCGGTCTTCACTGCAGCGTTCATCCCCATCATCCAGATCATGGTGGCCACCATcgatttcttcttcctccatgaGCAAATCTACCTTGGAAGGTAA
- the LOC124660493 gene encoding protein NCA1-like, producing the protein MSSLCPFAKATTGGVCPMKSDKKPDKSGSGACPVTGKSHDKESGAEDRAGGAEDPRLVPAKCPFGYDSNTFKLGPLSCMVCQALLHDASKCKPCLHKFCKACISRFKDCPLCGADVEGIEPDTELQVLVDRFIDGHARIKRSLAGGDGEAAGGKGKVIYEDVSMERGAFLVQQAMRAFRAQNIESAKSRLSMCAEDIREELKSSQDNLDLCSQLGAVLGMLGDCCRTLGDAPSAITYYEESAEFLSKLPTKDLELVHTLSVSLNKVGDLRYYDGDLQSARSYYARSLEVRRNSVKEHSAVASQVIDVATSLAKVADVDRNLGNEEAAVEGFEEAIKCLEKLKLDSEQASLEQRRRSVLDFLQKQLGGK; encoded by the exons ATGAGCTCCCTCTGCCCATTCGCGAAGGCCACCACCGGCGGCGTGTGCCCCATGAAGTCCGACAAGAAGCCCGACAAGAGCGGCAGCGGTGCGTGCCCGGTGACCGGCAAGAGCCACGACAAGGAAAGCGGCGCCGAAGACCGCGCCGGGGGCGCCGAAGACCCTCGGCTGGTGCCCGCCAAGTGCCCCTTCGGCTACGACTCCAACACCTTCAAGCTCGGGCCCCTCAGCTGCATGGTCTGCCAGGCGCTGCTCCACGACGCCAGCAAGTGCAAGCCGTGCTTGCACAAGTTCTGCAA GGCGTGCATATCGCGCTTCAAGGACTGCCCGTTGTGCGGTGCCGACGTAGAGGGGATCGAGCCCGACACCGAGCTCCAGGTCCTTGTCGACCGCTTCATCGACGGCCATGCCCGGATCAAGAGGTCGCTTGCTGGAGGGGACGGGGAGGCAGCGGGGGGCAAGGGCAAGGTGATATATGAGGATGTCTCCATGGAGAGGGGTGCCTTTCTGGTGCAGCAGGCTATGAGG GCTTTTCGCGCACAGAACATTGAAAGTGCAAAGTCAAGGCTCAGCATGTGTGCAGAAGACATCAGGGAGGAGTTGAAATCTTCACAAGACAACCTAGACCTGTGTTCTCAGCTTGGGGCGGTATTGGGAATGCTTGGGGATTGCTG TCGAACCTTGGGAGACGCTCCTTCAGCGATCACTTACTATGAAGAAAGTGCTGAGTTTCTCTCGAAATTGCCCACAAAGGATCTTGAG ttgGTCCATACGCTCTCGGTTTCACTTAATAAAGTTGGAGACCTTCGCTACTATGACGGGGACCTTCAATCTGCAAGAAGTTATTATGCTCGTTCATTAGAAGTTCGCAGAAATTCAGTAAAGGAACACTCAGCTGTGGCCTCCCAG GTCATCGATGTAGCAACTTCTCTAGCCAAAGTTGCGGATGTTGACAGAAATCTCGGCAACGAAGAAGCGGCTGTCGAGGGTTTCGAGGAAGCAATTAAGTGCCTTGAGAAGTTGAAGCTGGATTCTGAGCAGGCTAGTCTGGAACAACGG CGGCGCTCGGTTCTTGACTTCCTGCAGAAACAGTTGGGTGGCAAGTAA